DNA sequence from the Paraburkholderia azotifigens genome:
GCGACCGAAATGCGCTCCCCGTTCGACAACTTACGCACATTGACGCGCCAGCGCTGGTGCTTGACCTCGACGTCATGCATGCCGTCTGCAAGACCCGCCAGCGTCGAAACGGGAATGAACGGATCCGCGTCCGTCGAAGGCTTGTCGAGGCGCGAGATGACGAGCCGCACATCCGGGTCTTCACTGCCGTGCCTCGCAGCAGCCGACCGCGTGAGGACGATTTCCCCGCTATCGATCAATGCGCCGATCTCGCGAAGATGGCCGTCCTGCAGTTTGTTTGCCTCGACATAGGCGGCCGCAAACGACGCGGCGCAGGCAGCCACGCTCAGCGCCACGATCACGCATGCGATCCACCACGTCAGCCGCACCGCGATAGACTGCGAAGCGCGTCCCCGTCGATTATTCATTCGACACCTCTTATATGGAACCGCAACACGTCGCTGCTATGGGGTGCAGCAAAGTGGCAGATATCCTAAAGCATTAGAAGGTGTCGTTGAGGTGAGAAATATTCTCAGACGGCGAGCGCTGCGAAGCGTCCCGCGAGGGCTCGCGTCGGCGCGCCCGGCACCGCGCGCACGCGGGCGGGCGTGCGTGACAGACGGTAGGGCACCTTGATGACAGGCCAGAATGCGCCGCAGGCATCGCGCGCGACGCTCAGCACGTCCGCGAGAAAATCGCCGTCCTCGATCAGTTCATGCACGCGCGCCACCGGCACCGCGCTGATGCCCGCTTTCGCGAGCGCCGCGACAGCCGACGCGCGCGTCTCACCGCTGCATCGCGCCTGTTGTGCATGCGCCGCGAGCGACGCTGCATCGACATGCTCATCGCTTTCGAGCCACACATGGCCGTCGATGCACGCGACGGCGATTCCCTGTCCCTCCCGATTGCCTGACGCAAACAGCGCACACCATGCGGCCACATCCTGCATCGATATTTCGACGAACGTTCCGTCGTGTCGCGCCGGATCGGCAAGGCAGGCGACAATCGCGAGCAGCGCCGCCTGACCGCCGAGAATATCCGCGCCCGACACCCCGAGCTTCACCGGCTCGCCCGCGCTGCGCGTCAGGTCCATGAGGCCGCTCATCGCCTGAATCACGGTGTCGAACGCGGGCCTTCCGGGATACGCGGACGCGATTCCGAAGCCGGAAATCGAGCAATAGATCAGACGCGGATTGATCTTGCCGAGCGTGTCGCGATCGAAACCGAGCTTCGCGAGCGCACCCGGACGCAGGTTCTCGACGAGCACGTCGGCATCGGCAAGCATCGCGCTCAGATGCGCACGGTCGGCTTCCTGCTTCAAATCGAGGGCGATGGTTTGCTTGTCGGTGTTATTGAGCGCGAAGAAGTAACTCGTGCCCGCCTGGCCCGGCGTCCATGAACGCGCCACTTCGCCGTCGGGCGGCTCGACCTTCACGACTTCCGCGCCCAGCGCCGCAAGATGCTTGCCGACGAGCGGCGCCGTCGTGTACTGGCCGATCTCGACAACCTTGATGCCCGCAAGCGGCCCTGCATGCGGAACATGCGCAGCGCTTTCCGGGCTCGCGTGCGGGGTGGCGCATGTGTCATCAGTCAGACGCGATGTATTGAAGATCGGCACACGCCGATACGTGTCACTGTCGATGCCTTGCGTGTCGATCTGCATTGCGGCATCCGCATGCCGCATGCGGAAATTCGGCTCGCCGCTCAAACCCGCGACGGACACGATCGGCCCAGCCGCCAAACCGATCCGTTCGCACAACAGCGAACACTCGGCTGTCGTCAGCGTGGCGGTCCACGTCTCGATCAACGCATCGAGTTCATCGACGTTCACCACCCGTTCACGCAACGTTGCGAAACGCGGATCGCCGAGTTGCGGCACACAGGCCACCTCCTTGATCTTGCGCCACTGTTCTTCGGTGCTGGTGCAGATGAGTATCCAGCCGTCGCGTGTCGCGTACGCATTCCATGGCGCGCACGCAGGATGCCGGTTGCCGACGCGGCCAACCGTGCCTTGCGCGAACGCCGTGGGCAGAAACGTCGTGAGCGCGCTGGCGGCGCAACCGAACAGCGTCACGTCGATGTTCTGCACGATGCCGCGCGAACGCTTCACGCGCACCGCCGCGGCAATCGCCGCGCTTGCATAGAGCGCCGCCGAAATCTCCGTGAACGGCACGCCGATACGCACGGGCTCGCCGTGCGCAAATCCCGTCGTGTCCATCAATCCGCTGATCGCCTGAATCTGCGCGTCCGTCCCGCGCATGCACGCGCGCGCGCCTTGCGGCCCGGTGGCTGTGATGTCGCACACGATATGCGTGCCCGCCGCCTTCAGCTCCGCGATTGCGCTTCGCTCGTTCGCCGGACTCATGTCCGATGAAACGACGATCACGTCATACGCGGAAATGTCGCGCGGCCGCGCTTCGCCGAACGTGACCTGCGCGCCCGCGCGTTCGAGCAGCGTCGCGCCGAGCCTGATCGCGTGGCGAGCACCCCAGGCCAGAATACGCACATCGTCCAGCATGGTTGTCTCCTTGAGTCTCACAGATTGCCTTGTACCAACGATACGGTGCGTTACAGCCGCGCTCAAACGACATTTCCTGCGCGCCCGATTGAGTTTTACTGATGTGAACGCAAGCGCGTTTCTACGTAGCTTTCCCGGCATGCGCCGCACGATACGCGTGCTACCATTTTTCGATGCGAACCCTTCCGTCACTCAACGCACTGCGTGCCTTCGAGGTCTGCGGCCGGCTGCTCAGCGTGCAGCTCGCCGCGAACGAACTCAACGTCACGCCCGCGGCCGTGAGCCGTCAGATCAAGCTGCTCGAAGACCAGCTCGGCGTGCTGCTGTTCGAACGCGGACATCGCGCGATCGCGTTGACGCCGATGGGCGAGCGCTATCTCGCCGACATCGTGCGCGGCTTCGAGACGATGCGCACAGCGACGATCAACCTCACGGAAGCGCGCCGGCGCCGCACGCTCAAGATTCGCGGCTACACGACTTTTTCCATGAACTGGCTGCTGCCGCGTCTGTCGACGTTTCATCGCGAGCATCCCGACATCGAAGTCAGTCTCACGACGTCGCTGCAACCCGTCGACTTCAACACCGAAGACGTCGATGCGGCGATCCGCCTGTCGCATGCGCCTTCATCGGATGTCGGCCATGACCGTCTCGTGCCGAACGAACTCGTGCCCGTATGCAGCCCCGAGTTTCTGCGCGCGCACCCCGACCTCACCGACGCCACGCCCGAAGCACTGCGCAACGTGCCGCTGCTGCATTCGCTGGCGCGCCGCGAGGACTGGGCAAAATGGCTCGACGCGGCGGGCGTGCGCGGCGTGAATCCGTTGAGCGGGCTCAGCTACGAAAGCTCGATCCTCGCGTACTTCGCCGCGACGCAAGGCATCGGCGTCGCGATGGCGCAGCGCGTGCTCGTCGCCGACCAGCTGCGCGACGGCACGCTCGTGACACCCTTTTCGTTCGTGCTCGATCTGGGCGCGTTCACGTATTACCTGATCTATCCGCGCGAGCACCTGTCGAACCCCGAGTTCGCAGCGTTTCGCGACTGGCTGCTGTCGATCGGCGAAGCGCGTAGCTGACGGCTTCAACGTCCCTTGAACTGCGGCTTGCGCTTCTCCGCGAATGCCTTGCGCCCTTCTACGCGATCTTCCGAATCGCGCATCGCGCCCCACGCCAGCTCGGTGAATTCGAGCGCCTGCGCAAGGGGCACGTTGCTGCTCGTCTCCGCGACCTTCTTGATCATCTGCACGGCAAGCGGACCATTCGATGCAATCGTGCGCGCGATTTCGTGTGCTGTGTCCATCAGCGCTTCCGGCTCGACGACATCGGACACGAGGCCCACGCGCTCCGCGTAGGCCGCGTCGATCTTGCAGCCCGTCAGCAGCATCTTCATCGCGATGGCGGACGGCACGGCTTTTTGCAGCGCCTGAATGCCGCACACGGCGGGAATGCTCGCGACGACGGCTTCAGGCAAGCCAAACACCGCGCTGCTCGACGCGATGCGCAGATCGCACTGCAGCGCGAGTTCGAGCCCGCCGCCGAGGCAATATCCGTTGATCGCGCCGATGACCGGCTTGAAGAGGCGCAGCGAACCGAGATCCATCAAACGCACGTAGATGCCTTCAGCCGCGGCACGGTCGATGGAACGTACGAACGACGAACCGAAGCTCGTCGTCGGCGGCAACGTATTCTTCAGATCCGCGCCGACGCAAAATGATTTCTGCCCCGCGCCCGTGAGCACGATCACGCGCACGTCATCGTCGTCGCGCGCTTCGGCGAGTGCCGCGCGCAACGCCTTCAGGCTGTCGAGATCGAGCGCGTTGAGCGCTTCGGGACGGTCAAGGCTTACGGTGGCCACATGATCGGACACGCTGTAGTGAATGGTCATGATCGTCTCCTTCACACGCCCGCCGACGACAGCGAACGGCCGCCGCAGACATAGAGCGTCTGCCCCGTGATGTACGACGCTTCACGTTGCGCAAAAAACAGCACGGCCTGCGCGATATCGTCGGGCGTGCCGATGCGCTGCACAGGCACTGACTTCTTCAGACGTTCCTGAAGCTCCGCATCGAAAGCCTGAAACAGCGGCGTATCGACGATGCCGGGCGCAACCGCGTTCACCGTGATGCCCGCGCTCGCCCATTCGAGCGCGAGACTGCGCGTGAGGCTCACCACGCCGCCCTTCGCCGCCGAATAGTTCGACTGTCCGATGCCGCCCAGCCACGCGCGCGACGATATGTTCACGATGCGTCCATAACGCGCGGCGCTCATATGCGCGAGCACGGCGCGGCAGCACAGGAACTGCGATTTGAGGTTCACGCCGATCACGGCGTCCCAGTCGTCGTCGCTCATCTTCGTGATGCGCTTGTCGCGCACGATGCCCGCGTTGTTCACCAGCACGTCGATCCGGCCAAAGCGTTCGGCGACGGCTTCGACGGCTTCGTTCACCGACGCGCCGTTCGTTACGTCGACAGGCAGTCCGATCACCTCGGCGCCTTCAGCCGCGAGCGTGCTGGCCGCCTGATCGAGCGCCGCGCGATCGAGATCGAACAGCGCGATACGCAAGCTCTTGCGTGCGAGCGCCGCCGCAATGCCCAAGCCGATGCCCTTCGCGCCGCCCGTGACGATGGCGACCTCCGCGGACGGGTTGTGAGGCGATGCATGCATGACGTGTCTCCATGGAATGAAAGTCTGTGGATTCCATGCTAGGTCGCGTGCGGCACCGCGTTCAAACGACTTTTTTCGCGGCTTCGATTGACTTTCCCTCAATCGAAACGGGCGATGCCCGTGCGTCGGCGGTCCGTGGGTTGACTGCAAAAAATATCAATCGACAGCGCAAAAAAAGTCGTTTGCGTGGGCTGGTTTGCGAAACCTAGGATGCGTCCATGTGCAGGGCCGAACGCTGTGTCGCACGGTTCAGGCGATACGTCCCGCACGTTCCGCATGCGTCGTGCAACCCGCGCACGCTCACCACAAAGAGACACGGAGACAACATGGACACCATCCTTCCGGGCGTCGCCCAGCAACCCGCGACGCCGCTCACGCGAGCGCAGCGAAGAGCCATCGTCGCGGCGACGCTCGGCACCATCGTCGAATTCACCGACTGGATCATTTACGCGACCTTCGCCGCGCTCTTCTCACGTCACTTCTTTCCCGCGAACAACGATCGCGTGTCGCTGCTTTCGGCATTTGCAGTGTTCGCGGTCGGCTTCGTGATGCGGCCGATAGGCGGTGCGCTGCTCGGCGCCTACGCCGACCGGCACGGGCGCAAGAACGGCCTCGCGTTATCGGTTGCGTTGATGGCGGGCAGTTCGCTCGTCATCGCCGTATGTCCCGGCTATGAGTCGATCGGCTTCGCCGCGCCGCTGATCCTCGTTCTGGCGCGGCTCATTCAGGGCTTCGCGGCAGGCGGCGAATTCGGCTCGGCATCGACGTTCCTGATCGAATCGTCGGCGCCGTCCCGGCGCGGCTTCGCGGGCTCGTGGCAGCACTTCGCGGTCAACGCGGGCGTGCTGGTGGCGGCTTTGATCGGCGCGGTTCTCACGTCGCTCATCGACCATGCGGGCATGGCGAGCTGGGGCTGGCGCGTCGCCTTCGCGATCGCGGGATTGCTCGGCTTCGTCGCGCTGTGGGTGCGGCTCGCCGTCGCCGAAACGGATGCGTTCCGAAAGAGCGCTGCCACGCATCAGCGCGCACGTCATCCGTTTCTCGTGATCGTTCGCGAACATCGACGCGCGGCGCTGCGCGTAATCGGCATCGCGATGGCGGGCAATCTGTGCGTCTATCTGTGGCTCGTGCTGTTTCCGACGCTCGCGCATCTTCGTACCGGTTTGCCGCTGCACGATGCGTTCAACGCGAGCGTGATCTCGATCGTCGTGTCGCTGATCGTGATTCCGTTCATCGGCAGGCTGTCGGATCGCATTGGCCGCAAGCCGGTGCTGCTCGTCTTCGCGGGCGGCTCCGCGCTCTTCGCATGGCCCGCGCTGCATTTCCTCAGCAACGACTTCTGGAGCGCTACCGCGATCGTCACGATCGGCATGCTGCTCTCGTCGGGATTCGCCGCAACCTGCGCGACGGTGATGGCCGAGCAATTCCCGGCACACGTGCGGGCAACGGGCGTGGCGCTGCCTTATGCGGTATCGGCGGCGCTGTTCGGCGGCACGCTGCCCTACATCGTCACCGCGATGTCGAATTCGGGCCTGTCGCCATACCTGTGGGTCTATGTCGCGGCCGTGTGTGTCGTGGGCTTCGTGGTCTATGCGCGGATGCCGGAGACGCGCGGAAAGGTTCTCGACTGAGCGCTACGTCGACACGCCATCATCTTCTGAATTTCAGCAGGTCAATCATTGGAGGCAGCAATGCGGAAAGTCGTTATCGGTGGCGTCGGCATGACGTCGTTTGGCAAGTTTCTCAATCGCAATCTGAAGTCGCTCGCCGAAGAGGCGGTATCGCTCGCATTGAAGGATGCGCGCGCCACCGTGAACGATGTCGATCGTGTCTTCTTCGGCAATGCAGCGGCAGGCGTCGTCACCGGACAGGAGATGATTCGCGCGCAGTCGTCCCTGCGCAATACGGGGCTCGACGGCAAGCCGATGTTCAACGTCGAGAATGCGTGCGCGTCGGGCAGTTCGGCGTTGAATCTCGCTTGGCTTTCGGTCGCTTCGGGGCAGTCGGAAACCGCATTGGTGGTCGGCGTCGAAAAGCTCACGCATGAAGACAAGGCGATTTCGTTCGGCGCGTTCGCGAAAGCCGTCGATCTCGAAGAGCCGCTGCCCGAAGGCGTGACGACGGGCACGGGCTCGCTCTTCATGGATCTCTACGCGGCGAAGGCGCGCAAGTGGATGGAAAAAACGGGCGCCGAAGCAAGCGACTTCGCGCGAGTCGTCGTGAAGAGCCGCCGCGCGGGATCGCTGAATCCGCATGCGCAGTTCCGCAACGAAACGAGCGTCGAGGAAGTGCTCGCGAGCCGCATGGTCAGCGATCCGCTGACGCTCTTCATGTGCTCGTCGATCGGCGACGGCGGCGCGGCGCTCTTCATCTGCTCGGAAGAGTACGCGGCGAAGCATGATATTCGCCCGGTGTTCATCCGCGCGAGTTCGATCGTGTCGGCGAAAGCAGATGGTTCGGGCGAACTGGTCGCGGTGCGCGCGGCGAACGCTGCGTATGAAGAGGCTGGCATCGGTCCGTCGGACGTGCATGTCGTCGAACTGCACGATGCCTCCGCGCCCGCGGAACTCATTCACTACGAGAACCTGGGCTTGTGCGCCCCCGGCAACGCGCCGAAGCTGATCCGCTCGGGCGATACGGATATCGGTGGACGTGTTTCGGTGAATCCGAGCGGCGGTCTGCTGTCGCGCGGTCATCCCGTGGGTGCGACGGGCGTCGCGCAGATCGTCGAACTCACGCAGCAGTTGCGCGGCAAGGCAGGCGCGCGGCAACGGCCGGGCGCGAAGGTCGCGCTTGCGGAGAATAACGGCGGTCAACTGGCAGGCGATTCGGCCGTCGCGCTCGTCACGATTCTATCGACCTGATTCTGCCTTGCATTCCCGGAGTCGCGCTCGCTCTATCTGCAAGAAAGCCTGCCGCCGCTGCATGACGCACCGCCTTCACGGCGGCTGAAATCAAGGCTTCTTATGCGCCTGTGCTTCGATCAGTTGCAGCAACCGTTGCACAGGCTCGCTCAGATGCTGCGGCGCGCGATGCACGAGCCCGACATCGCGATGAAACGTGTGATGGCCGAGATCGACGGCGCGCACCTTCGCGGGCCAGTGTCGAAACGTCGCCGTCTGCGGCACGATCGCCACACCGACGCCGTTCTCGACCAGCCTGACAATCGCTTCGAGTTCGTCGACTTCGCACACTTCGCGAACGGTGAAATGCATCCGGCGCAGAAAGCGATCGACCTGACGGCCGCCGAACGATGCACGGTCGTATCGAATGAATGGCTGATCCGACAACAGCGCGGCCCAGTCCTTGCCCTTCACGCCGCGCGGCACGATGAGCCTGAACGGTTCCTGCGCGAGCGTCGTCCAGCGCAGATCGCTCTGGAACGAGAACGGCGGGCGGATGATGGCCGCGATATCGAGTTCTCCCGCATCGACCAGATTCAGCAACTCCATCGACACGCCGGGAATCACACGCGTCCTGCAGCCCTCGCATTGCGCGTGAAAGCGCGCCAGCGCATCCGGCAACAACGAGCGCTGCACCGACGCAATCGCGCCGATATTCACGCGCACGTTGGCGGCGGGATCCGCGGCCGTCGAACTGAGCCTGTTATAAAGCCGGACGACTTCCTGTGCCTGCACGAGCACCTGCTGGCCCGTTGCATTGAGACGCGCGGTGCGTCCTTCGCGGTCGAACAGCGCAAAGCCGAACTCGGCTTCGAGCCGCTGCATCTGCGCGCTCACGGCCGCTTGCGTCAGGCCGATCTTGCTGCCCGCGGCCGCGAAGGTGCCCTCCTGGGCGACGGCAATCAGCGTTTTCAATTCGCGGATCATTGATCGATTCCATTTGTGTTTCGCCCAATAATATATTGATTTTGTTTTACTAAGCCGCTGCGTATCATCGGGTCATAACTCGCGCCCCACCTTGGAGAAATCAGTGAGCCTTTCGCCTTTTCATCTGGCCATTCCCGTCTACGATCTTCCCGCCGCGCGCGACTTCTACGGACGCGTCTTCGGGCTCGAAGAGGGCCGCTCCAGCCAGCAGTGGGTCGACTTCAATTTCTTCGGCCATCAGCTCGTCATTCACGAGCATCCGAAAACGGCGTCGCAGGAAAGCGTGCATAGCAATCCCGTCGACGGTCACGACGTGCCCGTGCCGCACTTCGGCATCGTGCTCGAATGGGATCAATGGGAAGCGCTCGCGGCGCGGCTCAGGTCGTTCGGAACGAAGTTCGTGATCGAGCCGTATATCCGCTTTCAGGGGCAGGTCGGCGAACAGGCAACCATGTTCCTGTTCGATCCGTGCGGCAATGCGCTCGAGTTCAAGGCATTCAAGGACATCGGCCAGCTGTTCGCGAAGTAACCCGCGTTTCAGGTACTGGCGCGCCGTGAAGCGCCCCTACAGCTTCACGGCAAATTCTCGCGCAGCACGATGCTGAACTGCACGGGCTTTACGCCGTCCAGCGCGTCACGCGCTTCGTGCACGTTGCGGAAAATCTTCAGGCAATTGCCAACCATCGCTTGCGGCGTCTGCGTAATCAGCGCATCCATCGTGCCGTCGATCAGCAGCGCGCGCGTATCCGGCGTGAGCCCGTGTCCGACGAAGAGAATCTTCTGCTCCGTCTTCGCCTCGACGATCGCGCGCGCTACGCCATCCGAACCGCCACCGCTGTTGTAGATGCCAGCCAGATCGGGATGCTGTGCGATCAGGTTGCGGGTCTGCACATAGTTGCGCTCGCTGTCGTCCTGTCCTTCGCGCAGGCCGATCACCTTCACTTGCGGAAACGTCGATTCGATCAGATGCAGAAAGCCGATCTCGCGTTCCTCATGCCCGCGATAGTTGAGACTGCCCGCCAGCATCGCGATCTTGCCCGCCGGACGCGGACCCATGAAACGGCCGAGCAGCAGCGCCGCCGTGCGTCCCGCTGAACGGTTGTCGATGCCGACGTACGCGAGCCGGCGCGAATTCGACAGATCGGAAATCAGCGTAATGGCGGGCACATTCTGATCGGCAAGTGCATTCACCGCGTCGCGCACGACAGGATGTTCCAGCGCCATGAAGACCACGCCGTCCGCGCGCTGGCCATAGTGCAACAGGCGAGCGGCGAGTTCGTTCGGGTTGAAGCTCTCCACGTAATGCACGCGGCAGCGCATACCTTGCGCGGCCCACTGGTTGTGCGCGAACTCGATGTAATCGCCGAGCATGCGCAAATAGCGGTTCGTGCCGGCAGGCACGAGGAATTCGATCTTCAACGGCCTGGCCGGTTTCGCCTCGGGCGTTTGCGCATCGACCGCGTAGCCCGCCTGCGCGGCTGCCTGCATCACGCGCCGCGCCGTCATGGGCCGCACGCCTTCGCGGCCGTTCAATACGCGATCGACGGTCGCCGTCGACACACCCGCCGCAGCGGCGATGTCCGCGATCCGCGCGCGCGGCGGAAAGAGAGGAATAGGCGCGTCAGCCATGCGGGTTCCTGAGGGCAAAATCCATCAAAAACAATCAGGTTTGCGGTTTGACAGGGCGATTGGGCGTCCCTAGTCTTGCAGCAACATCATGCGGTCACGGCACAGCGTAACGAAAAACCAACGCCCGTGCGCGTGCGAAGTTTGATGGTTTTTGATGGCGCATGATGCCACAGCGGGAAACACCAGCGGCACACACCACATAAAACGCAGCGACCGGGTTCATCGCCAACGCGCGCAGCCCGGCAGAAAAGGAGACATTCGAATGACCAATCTCGTCAGGCGCTCGCTCCTGCGCGCGGCAGCGGCGGCACCCGTCGCCGGCGCGCTCGGGTTTCCCGCCATCGTCCGTGCCGCTGCGCCGCAATACACGTTCAAGTACGGCAACAACCTGCCGCTCACGCACCCGCTCAACATCCGCGCGAAGGAAGCCGCGGATCAGGTGAAGGAGCAGTCGAAAGGCCGCATGGAAATCCGCATCTTCCCGAACAACCAGCTCGGCGGCGATACCGACATGCTCGCGCAGGTGCGCAGCGGCGGCATCGAAATGTTCACGCCGTCCGCGCTCGTCGTGTCGACCCTCGCGCCCGTCGCCGCCATCAACGCGATCGGCTTCGCGTTCAGCGACTATTCGCAGGTGTGGGGCGCGATGGACGGCAAGCTGGGCGCGTATGTGCGCGCCGCGATGTCGAAGGCCGGCCTCGAATCGTTCGAAAAGATGTGGGACAACGGCTTTCGCGAGACCACGTCGAGCACGCGCGCGATCGCCAACGCATCGGACATGCACGGCCTGAAGATCCGTGTGCCCGTCAGCCCGTTGAGCATCGACATGTTCAAGGGACTCGGCGCCGCGCCGACGAGCCTGCAATTCAGCGAGGTCTATTCGTCGCTGCAGACGCATATCGTCGATGCACAGGAGAACCCGCTGCCTATCGTGCAGGTGGCGAAGCTCTATGAAGTGCAGAAGTATTGCTCGCTGACGAATCACATCTGGGACGGCTTCTGGTTCGTGCTGAACCAGCGTGCGTGGCAAAAGCTGCCGAAGGACCTGCAAGGCATCACGGCCGATGCATTCAACCAGGCCGCGCTGCGTCAGCGCGACGACGTGCGCAAGCTCAACGATGCCGCCGTCGCCGATCTGCAAACCAAGGGTCTGACGATCAATCGTCCGTCGCCCGACACGTTCCGCTCGGCACTGCGGCAAGCGAACTTCTATGCCGACTGGAAGAACCGCTTCGGCAACGAGGCGTGGTCGCTGCTGGAAGGCTACACGGGCAAGCTCGCGTGAGTCGGCGCGATGTGCCGCACACATCGCGCGCTTCGTTGACGGGAGAGACCGACATGACGGATCAAGCACTGCCGCACGCAGCCCTCGCCGATCCCACGGCGGCTGCGCAGTTCGCCGCAAGCGGCCCGCAACGCTGGCTGCGGCGCTTCGATCGCGCGGTGATCGCGCTCGTCGAAGGTGCGTGTGCGCTGCTGCTTGCCGTTGAAATCGTCGTGCTGCTGGCGGGTGTCGTGTGCCGCTACGCGCTGCATCAGCCGCTCGTGTGGTCGGATGAACTGGCAGGCATTCTGTTCCTGTGGCTGTCGATGCTCGGCGCCGTGCTCGCATTGCGGCGCGGCGAGCACATGCGGATGACGGCCTTCGTCAGCCGCCTGTCGCCGCAGCGGCGCGCGCTCGTCGACACGCTCGCCATCGTTTTATCGATCGCGCTGCTCACGCTCGTGCTGTGGCCCGCCTACGATTTCGCTGCAGCGGAAGCGGTCATTCTCACGCCCGCACTGCAGATCAGCGATGCATGGCGCGCGTCCGCGCTGCCCGTCGGTGCGGCGTTGATGCTGCTCGTCGGGCTGATGAGGCTCGCACAGGTGAGCCGTATGCGCGACATGCTAGCGGCGCTCGTTTTCGTCGTCATCGTCGCGGGCGTCGTCGCCTGGGCCGCGCCCGCACTGCCCGATCTCGGCAAGGCGAACCTGCTGATCTTCTTCGTCGGCGTGGTCGCGGTCGGCATTTTTTCCGGCGTGCCCATCTGCTTTTCGTTCGCGCTCGCAACC
Encoded proteins:
- a CDS encoding TRAP transporter substrate-binding protein yields the protein MTNLVRRSLLRAAAAAPVAGALGFPAIVRAAAPQYTFKYGNNLPLTHPLNIRAKEAADQVKEQSKGRMEIRIFPNNQLGGDTDMLAQVRSGGIEMFTPSALVVSTLAPVAAINAIGFAFSDYSQVWGAMDGKLGAYVRAAMSKAGLESFEKMWDNGFRETTSSTRAIANASDMHGLKIRVPVSPLSIDMFKGLGAAPTSLQFSEVYSSLQTHIVDAQENPLPIVQVAKLYEVQKYCSLTNHIWDGFWFVLNQRAWQKLPKDLQGITADAFNQAALRQRDDVRKLNDAAVADLQTKGLTINRPSPDTFRSALRQANFYADWKNRFGNEAWSLLEGYTGKLA
- a CDS encoding LacI family DNA-binding transcriptional regulator translates to MADAPIPLFPPRARIADIAAAAGVSTATVDRVLNGREGVRPMTARRVMQAAAQAGYAVDAQTPEAKPARPLKIEFLVPAGTNRYLRMLGDYIEFAHNQWAAQGMRCRVHYVESFNPNELAARLLHYGQRADGVVFMALEHPVVRDAVNALADQNVPAITLISDLSNSRRLAYVGIDNRSAGRTAALLLGRFMGPRPAGKIAMLAGSLNYRGHEEREIGFLHLIESTFPQVKVIGLREGQDDSERNYVQTRNLIAQHPDLAGIYNSGGGSDGVARAIVEAKTEQKILFVGHGLTPDTRALLIDGTMDALITQTPQAMVGNCLKIFRNVHEARDALDGVKPVQFSIVLRENLP